The proteins below are encoded in one region of Roseovarius bejariae:
- a CDS encoding anhydro-N-acetylmuramic acid kinase has product MLTGECIRALGAMSGTSLDGVDAAVVETDGARIFGFGESRYRPYSDEERAVLRAALGKWPGEGCDAALEVVQRAHLEALGGFEGVDLVGFHGQTLAHEPRGRGTHQLGDGEALAQALGLPVVWDFRSADVNLGGEGAPLAPFYHFACAQWMGAEAPLGFLNLGGVGNLTWVDPRKSAPEEAGALLAFDTGPANAPIDDLVQARLGRDFDEGGVLGLEGRADTGSVEAFLTHGYFHRMPPKSLDRDDFKGLPGMVVGLDDADAVATLVEICAASVARGMEHCPEPPARLLVTGGGRKNPAIMTRLAALLPCDVAPVEEAGLNGDMLEAQAFGFLAVRVARGLPTSCPGTTGVAGAVAGGTLSRPERAA; this is encoded by the coding sequence ATGTTGACAGGCGAATGCATTCGGGCGCTTGGCGCGATGTCGGGCACCTCTCTGGACGGGGTGGATGCGGCGGTGGTCGAGACGGATGGTGCGCGGATTTTCGGATTTGGTGAAAGTCGTTACAGGCCCTATTCCGATGAGGAACGCGCGGTGTTGCGCGCGGCCTTGGGCAAATGGCCCGGGGAGGGTTGTGACGCGGCGCTTGAGGTTGTGCAGCGGGCGCATCTTGAGGCCCTTGGCGGTTTCGAGGGGGTGGACCTTGTGGGGTTTCATGGCCAGACCCTTGCGCATGAGCCGCGCGGGCGCGGCACGCATCAATTGGGCGATGGCGAGGCCCTGGCCCAAGCGCTTGGCCTGCCGGTGGTCTGGGATTTTCGTAGTGCCGATGTGAATTTGGGGGGCGAGGGCGCGCCGCTGGCGCCGTTTTACCACTTTGCCTGTGCGCAGTGGATGGGGGCCGAGGCGCCGCTGGGGTTTCTCAACCTCGGGGGCGTGGGCAACCTGACATGGGTGGACCCGCGCAAATCCGCGCCCGAAGAGGCGGGCGCGCTTCTGGCCTTCGATACCGGCCCGGCCAATGCGCCGATCGACGACCTTGTGCAGGCGCGGTTGGGGCGCGATTTTGACGAGGGGGGCGTTCTGGGGCTTGAGGGCCGGGCGGATACGGGAAGTGTCGAGGCTTTCCTGACGCATGGCTATTTCCACCGGATGCCGCCGAAGTCGCTGGACCGGGATGATTTCAAGGGGCTGCCGGGTATGGTGGTGGGCCTCGACGATGCCGATGCCGTGGCCACATTGGTCGAGATTTGCGCGGCCAGCGTGGCGCGCGGGATGGAGCATTGCCCCGAACCGCCCGCGCGGCTGCTGGTCACCGGGGGCGGGCGCAAGAACCCGGCGATCATGACCCGGCTTGCCGCCCTTTTGCCCTGTGATGTCGCCCCCGTGGAGGAGGCCGGGCTGAACGGTGATATGCTGGAGGCGCAGGCCTTCGGGTTTCTGGCGGTGCGCGTGGCGCGGGGCCTGCCCACCTCCTGCCCCGGGACGACCGGCGTGGCGGGGGCCGTGGCCGGTGGCACCCTGAGCCGCCCTGAGCGCGCCGCATGA